Below is a genomic region from Rouxiella chamberiensis.
CAGCCCGAAAGGCAGCCGCAGCGTGGAGTGGGCAGAGCTTTCAGAAACCGACTCCGAAAAACTGCAACAACGCCTGAAAATTATCGACTGGGTGCGCGACACTATCAATAAACCCGCTGAAGACTTGAGCCCCGAAAAACTGGCTCGCAGCGCGGTTGATCTGCTGTGCGGATTTGGTGATTCCATCAGCTACCGCATCACCAAGGGCGAAGAGCTGCGCGAAAAAGAGTACAACGGCCTTTATACCGTAGGTCGCGGTTCCGATCGCCCGCCGGTCATGTTGTCATTGGACTATAACCCGACCGGTAACCCTGAAGCGCCGGTGTTTGCCTGCCTGGTCGGTAAAGGCATTACCTTCGATACCGGCGGCTACAGCCTGAAACCCAGCGGTTCCATGGATTCCATGAAAGCCGACATGGGGGGTGCGGCGACACTGACCGGCGCACTGGCTCTGGCCGCAGCGGGTGGACTGGACAAACGCGTCAAACTTTACCTCTGCTGCGCCGATAACATGGTGAGCGGAAATGCGTTCAAACTGGGCGACATTATCACCTATCGCAACGGCAAAACCGTTGAAGTGATGAATACCGATGCCGAAGGGCGTCTGGTGCTGGCCGATGGCCTAATCGATGCTTCCAAACATAATCCGACCCTGCTTATTGATGCCGCCACTCTGACCGGCGCGGCAAAAATGGCGCTCGGCAATGATTATCACGCGCTATTGAGCTTCGATGATGCGCTCGCCAACGATCTGCTGGCCTCTGCGGTTGAAGAGAACGAGCCTTTCTGGCGTCTGCCGCTGGCCGAATTCCACCGCAACCAGTTGCCGTCCAACTTTGCCGACCTGAACAATATTGCCGGTCCTGCAAATGGGGCTGGTGCCAGCACCGCCGCTGCTTTCCTGTCGCATTTCGTGTCTGAATACAAGAAAGGCTGGCTGCACATCGACTGTTCCGCGACCTACCGTAAAAGCGCTTCCGGCCAATGGGCTGCGGGCGCGACCGGTCTGGGCGTGCGTACCGTCGCCAACCTGTTGTTGGCTAAAGCTAAATAAGCAAAGGGAACGAGACGAGATGAGCGTTCCGCATGATATTCCAGCCGCAGGTTCGCCGAATGAAAACGAGCTTGAGCGTTTGCTCAGGCTCTCGGTAACTCAGGCTGCCTATCGCCCGGCTTTTTATCAGGCTTTACTCGAGTCAACTGTTTGGGTACTGGGCGATGCCGGCCAGGAACCGGCGGGGAATCCCGCCGAAATCTCAGCCGGTAGCGAGTTGAACCTGCTGCATTGGGAAAAACAGGACGGGAGTTCTATCATTCCTTTCTTCTCGTCGGTAGAGGTGCTTGAGCGCGCTGCGGCCGGAGAAAGTGAAGACGAGCAATCCTTTGTCGCGCTTCCGGCGCGGATTCTGTTTGAAATGACGCAGGGCGAAGAACTGTTTCTCAATCCGAAATCCGAATACGGTAAAGAGTTCTACCCGAGCGAAATCACCTTGCTGCTTGATAAGGGCGGATTGGCCGCGCCGACCGAACTGGCGCTGGACGCCGAAAGTCAGCTGCTGATTGGGCAGCCGGAAGAGTATCCTTCGGCAATGGTTGATGCTTTAACCACACTCTTTAGCCAGAAAAAGCCGGTTCGCCGGGCTTTTCTGGCGCTGATCCACGACAAAAATGTCGATCCCGAACCAAATCTGCTGGTTGGCATTGAAGCCGACGGTACCCCGTCAGAAGTGGATGCGCTAATCCGCGAAGCGGGGAATGTCGCCAGTGAAACATCGCCGGACGATAAACCCGTCGACTTTTGTGTAGTAGACGAAAAGGAGGGGGGTTAAGCCACTATCTGGTAAGCCACACCCAGCCTTTTTATCAACGCAAATGGGGAAGCTGGTTGAGAAACATTATTCCTTCTTCCGGAAAAGCCTGAGTCTGTGATTTATTACCCCTTCCGGCAAGCTATGGAAGGTGCATGTAGACAGGGTCGCCTCAGGCGACCCTTTTTATGCGCCGACCTCGGCTGACGTCGATTACCAGCCGTGGATGATAGGCCAGAGGGCTTCAATATGCTCACTGCCATCACGCACTACGGCGAATTCGCCATGCTGGCTTACCGTGGCGCAGGCATGGTTCGGCAATATCCGTACGCGACTGCCGTAGGGAAGAGTGGGCAGCGTCTGCTGGCTACCCGGTCGCAACGCAAGAATGCCATGCTCCTGATTGACATCGATCATTATCAAATCGCCCAGAGGTTCGCCTTCCATCGAGCAGACAATGCCATAGCGTTGATCGACTTCCTGTGCGGCTGTACCGCGATCCCGCGACATCGCCATCCAGCCGGCATCGACCATAATCCAGCCTTTCTGATGCTGATGGCCTATCACGGTAGCCACGACGAAAAGCGCAATGTCTGAAGTCTGGCAGACGCCGGCACCCGTCATGACCAGATCAAACAGTGTAAATACGCCCGCGCGGACTTCAGTAACGCCCGTAAGATCTTCACTGAAATGTGCCGTTGGCGTCGAGCCAACGCTGACGACCGGACTCGGCAATCCGGCCTCGCGCAGCGCATCGGCACAGGCAACCGCCGCCGCGCGCTCTTTCTCGGCCATTGCCTGGTGCGCCTGCAAGGTTTTACAGTGATAGGATTCCCCGGCGTGGGTAATAATCCCGCGTAATTCGGCCCCTTCGTTATGCAGAATCTTGCCAATTTCAATTAACAGCGCGTCGCCGGGCACGACGCCACTGCGATGACCGTCGCTGTCTATTTCAATGAGTGCGGGGATTTTTACCCCCGCTTCGCGAGAATATCGAGCCACCGCGTGGGCCTGTTCGATGCTGTCGAGAATAACGCTGATGTCGGTACCCTCCTTGAGCAACGCCACGACTCGCGCCAGTTTACGCGGGGCAATGCCCACGGCATAGATGAGATCTTTACATCCCGCAGCCGAAAAAACTTCGGCCTCTTTGAGAGTGGAAACCGTGGCGGGGCCTGTGCCGTCCGCCAGAATCAGTCTTGCGGCTTCGACCGATTTTACCGTTTTAAGGTGAGGACGCAGCGGCACCCCAAAACGTGCCGTGTGCGCTCGTAAACGGGCAACATTGCGCTCAAGCTTGCTACTGTCAAGCAGCAAAAACGGCGTGTCTCTGTCATGGATACTGATGTCGAGCGGATAAGTGTTATCGGTCATGTTGTTGGCTCAATAAGCGTTGATAAATGCCGCGGTTAAAAGGCACCGGCAAGCAGTCGACTGTAGTTATCGAGGTCAACATTGCCGCCACTGATCACTATGCCGACGCGCTTACCGCGCAGCGATTCAGCCTGCGCGCGCACCGCCGCAAGCCCAAGACAACCGGTAGGTTCCACAACCAGCTTCATGCGCGAGGCAAAAAAGGCCATCTCATTGACTAGCTGGGCGTCCGTTGCCGTGTATATATCGCTGACGTCGCGCTGAATAATAGAAAAGTTGAGATGACCCAGTGCCGAGGTCTGAGCGCCATCGGCCAGGGTTTTCGGCGTGCCTATCTTTACAATCGATCCTGTGCGAAATGATTGCTGGCCGTCGTTGCCCGCCTCGGGCTCAACCCCATAGATCTTGCAGTCAGGCGAAAGCGCGCGCGCGGCCAGCGCCGAACCGGCAAGCAAGCCGCCACCGCCCAGCGGCGCAAAGAGGGCGTCGAGTTCACCCACTTCTTCTATCAACTCTTTTACAGCCGTGCCCTGACCCGCAATCACGGGGGCGTAGTCATAGGCATGGATCACGGTATAACCAAATTTTTCAGCCAGTTCGGCGGTAATCGCCTCTCTGTCTTGCGTGTAGCGGTCATATTGCACGACGTTGGCACCGTAACCTTCCGTTGCAGCACGTTTTGCCTTGGGCGCATCCAGAGGCATGACGATAGTGGCGGGAATGCCCAATAACGAGGCCGAGAGGGCAATACCCTGTGCGTGATTGCCCGACGAGAATGCGATAACGCCACGCTTGCGCTGCGACGCATCCAATTGGGCCAGGGCGTTGAAAGCGCCACGAAACTTGAATGCTCCCATCCGCTGCAAGTTTTCACATTTAAAGAAAATCTCGGCGTCGAGCGCGTGATTCAGAATGCTGGACTGCATGACCGGCGTTTTATGGGCATAACCTTCAATTCT
It encodes:
- the pepB gene encoding aminopeptidase PepB, with product MTNEATTTDIMPVLLSSQAADARWGEKALLSTDAAGITIHFSADDKLTSIARAARRIEGQGIKKLQLAGEGWDLETSWAFWQGFRSPKGSRSVEWAELSETDSEKLQQRLKIIDWVRDTINKPAEDLSPEKLARSAVDLLCGFGDSISYRITKGEELREKEYNGLYTVGRGSDRPPVMLSLDYNPTGNPEAPVFACLVGKGITFDTGGYSLKPSGSMDSMKADMGGAATLTGALALAAAGGLDKRVKLYLCCADNMVSGNAFKLGDIITYRNGKTVEVMNTDAEGRLVLADGLIDASKHNPTLLIDAATLTGAAKMALGNDYHALLSFDDALANDLLASAVEENEPFWRLPLAEFHRNQLPSNFADLNNIAGPANGAGASTAAAFLSHFVSEYKKGWLHIDCSATYRKSASGQWAAGATGLGVRTVANLLLAKAK
- a CDS encoding DSD1 family PLP-dependent enzyme, whose product is MTDNTYPLDISIHDRDTPFLLLDSSKLERNVARLRAHTARFGVPLRPHLKTVKSVEAARLILADGTGPATVSTLKEAEVFSAAGCKDLIYAVGIAPRKLARVVALLKEGTDISVILDSIEQAHAVARYSREAGVKIPALIEIDSDGHRSGVVPGDALLIEIGKILHNEGAELRGIITHAGESYHCKTLQAHQAMAEKERAAAVACADALREAGLPSPVVSVGSTPTAHFSEDLTGVTEVRAGVFTLFDLVMTGAGVCQTSDIALFVVATVIGHQHQKGWIMVDAGWMAMSRDRGTAAQEVDQRYGIVCSMEGEPLGDLIMIDVNQEHGILALRPGSQQTLPTLPYGSRVRILPNHACATVSQHGEFAVVRDGSEHIEALWPIIHGW
- a CDS encoding threo-3-hydroxy-L-aspartate ammonia-lyase, which translates into the protein MILPDYEDVVAAAQRIEGYAHKTPVMQSSILNHALDAEIFFKCENLQRMGAFKFRGAFNALAQLDASQRKRGVIAFSSGNHAQGIALSASLLGIPATIVMPLDAPKAKRAATEGYGANVVQYDRYTQDREAITAELAEKFGYTVIHAYDYAPVIAGQGTAVKELIEEVGELDALFAPLGGGGLLAGSALAARALSPDCKIYGVEPEAGNDGQQSFRTGSIVKIGTPKTLADGAQTSALGHLNFSIIQRDVSDIYTATDAQLVNEMAFFASRMKLVVEPTGCLGLAAVRAQAESLRGKRVGIVISGGNVDLDNYSRLLAGAF